The following coding sequences are from one Pigmentibacter ruber window:
- a CDS encoding glutamate-5-semialdehyde dehydrogenase gives MSNLIKIFTEMKNLSKNFSLDEKKINDILLDISNKLIKNKELIIDENKKDLANVNPQNPMYDRLLLNENRINTIANDLLNIIKIPSPLKKILEERNLKNGLKLQKISVPLGVVSVIFESRPNVTLDVFSLCLKSGNICILKGGKEAYYSNKVLIDIIKKSLEENKVNSKIIFLLPNERNAAEELFNATGLIDVCIPRGGKGLIDYVRQNSKIPVIETGAGIVHTYFDESGDLLKGISIIENAKTRRVSVCNALDTLVIHKNRLSDLFKLIEPLISKNVTIYADEISHAFLVNKYPASLLNIAHNEHYGIEFLDYKMSIKTVDSLENAIAHIHKYTSSHSEAIIAEDKEVLEEFLHKVDAAVVYANAPTSFTDGGQFEMGAEIGISTQKLHARGPMALNELTSYKWLVRGNGQTRQT, from the coding sequence ATGAGTAATTTGATAAAAATTTTTACTGAAATGAAAAACTTATCAAAGAATTTTTCTCTAGATGAAAAAAAGATAAATGATATTTTACTAGATATTTCTAATAAATTAATCAAAAATAAAGAATTAATTATTGATGAAAATAAAAAAGATCTTGCAAATGTAAATCCTCAAAATCCTATGTATGATCGCTTACTGCTAAATGAAAATAGAATTAATACAATTGCAAATGATTTATTAAATATTATAAAAATACCTTCACCATTAAAGAAAATTTTAGAAGAAAGAAATCTTAAAAACGGGCTTAAACTCCAAAAAATTTCAGTTCCGTTAGGAGTTGTAAGCGTTATTTTTGAATCAAGACCCAATGTCACTTTAGATGTTTTTTCTTTGTGCTTAAAATCTGGAAATATTTGTATATTAAAAGGTGGGAAAGAAGCTTATTATTCAAATAAAGTTTTAATAGATATTATAAAAAAATCTTTAGAAGAAAATAAAGTTAACTCAAAAATTATTTTTCTTCTACCTAATGAAAGAAATGCTGCTGAAGAACTATTTAATGCAACAGGATTAATTGATGTCTGTATTCCTAGGGGTGGAAAAGGTTTAATTGATTATGTCAGACAAAACTCTAAAATTCCAGTGATTGAAACAGGGGCGGGTATTGTACATACATATTTTGATGAGAGCGGTGATCTTCTTAAGGGAATAAGTATTATTGAAAATGCTAAAACAAGAAGAGTTAGTGTTTGCAATGCTCTTGATACATTAGTTATTCACAAAAATAGATTAAGTGATTTATTTAAGTTAATTGAACCACTTATAAGCAAGAATGTGACAATATACGCCGATGAAATAAGTCATGCTTTTTTAGTAAATAAATATCCAGCTAGTCTCCTTAATATCGCTCATAATGAGCACTATGGCATTGAATTTTTAGATTATAAAATGTCTATAAAAACCGTTGATTCATTAGAAAATGCCATAGCACACATTCACAAATATACTTCAAGTCATAGTGAAGCTATTATTGCAGAAGATAAAGAAGTTCTTGAAGAGTTTTTACATAAAGTTGATGCTGCTGTTGTATATGCAAATGCTCCGACTTCTTTTACAGATGGTGGGCAATTTGAAATGGGAGCTGAAATAGGAATTAGCACACAAAAACTACACGCACGGGGGCCTATGGCTCTAAATGAACTAACCAGCTATAAATGGCTTGTTAGAGGAAATGGCCAAACAAGACAAACATAA
- a CDS encoding AzlD domain-containing protein, translated as MSLDKYQAYILTAIILMSFVTYSTRLVPFIFLKNIKNSLIKQTGIHLPVCFMAILTIHSIDALKEFDPNYIVNGWIACLASIFFYCTIRSVLLSMILGTAVYFLVLNYI; from the coding sequence ATGTCTCTTGATAAATATCAAGCATATATTTTAACAGCAATTATACTAATGAGTTTTGTCACCTATTCAACAAGGCTAGTACCTTTCATTTTCTTAAAAAATATAAAGAATAGTTTGATAAAACAAACGGGAATTCATTTGCCAGTATGTTTTATGGCAATTTTAACTATTCACTCGATTGATGCATTAAAAGAATTCGATCCTAATTATATTGTAAATGGATGGATAGCTTGTCTTGCTTCAATTTTTTTCTATTGCACCATTCGCTCAGTACTTCTCAGTATGATATTAGGCACTGCGGTTTATTTTTTAGTCTTGAATTATATTTAA
- a CDS encoding ATP-binding protein: protein MNENRSFEDIFSSLQKLAEMREQEEGFFRRNPKTKCVCGRNDLISQQSEEFIDNEDLESNQTKEPIYIQKNQLNFKFAVCPACNPRIDCKMCEGTGHRFLNKVHVYETDDGETEEHLVEELSPNSCACMHTEHLVNLLNNADIPCKYMDADFINIKDEHLNPNQEKKLTENIQKIHSFCKQVAIKKLDIYDKDLKYFVTLFGPVGSGKTLLAISALKMLIIDFGFSGKFVDFQFLLNQLKAEYEQNKSGEEILKKLRNVDILVIDELGKGRNENEWQLEKLDDLINSRYNARKVTILTTNYLPPMYKYEEKEIPRNPNRETSNYWGQEINNGKNQNIPIHESFWNQTLLERLGARMYERIYEVSEFIDFTGLPSFRKHIGKSFLNIYSSNQT from the coding sequence ATGAATGAAAATAGATCATTTGAAGACATATTTTCGTCGCTACAAAAACTAGCTGAAATGCGTGAACAAGAAGAAGGATTTTTTAGAAGAAATCCAAAAACAAAATGTGTTTGTGGAAGAAATGATCTGATTTCACAACAATCAGAAGAATTTATTGATAATGAAGATTTGGAATCAAATCAAACAAAAGAACCTATATATATCCAAAAAAATCAATTGAATTTTAAATTTGCAGTTTGTCCTGCTTGTAATCCGCGTATTGATTGCAAAATGTGTGAAGGAACAGGACACAGATTTTTAAATAAAGTTCATGTGTATGAGACTGATGATGGAGAAACTGAAGAACATTTAGTAGAAGAACTATCACCAAACTCTTGCGCCTGTATGCACACAGAGCACTTAGTCAATTTGTTAAATAATGCCGACATCCCTTGCAAATATATGGATGCTGATTTTATAAACATTAAAGATGAACATTTAAATCCTAACCAAGAAAAAAAACTTACAGAAAATATTCAAAAAATTCATTCATTTTGCAAGCAAGTAGCAATAAAAAAATTAGACATTTACGATAAAGATTTAAAATATTTTGTTACATTATTTGGTCCTGTAGGTTCTGGAAAAACATTATTAGCAATATCTGCCTTAAAAATGTTAATTATTGATTTTGGATTTAGTGGAAAATTTGTAGACTTTCAATTTTTATTAAATCAACTTAAAGCAGAATATGAACAAAATAAATCGGGTGAAGAAATTTTAAAAAAATTAAGAAATGTTGATATATTAGTAATTGATGAGCTTGGAAAAGGGCGGAATGAAAATGAATGGCAATTAGAAAAATTAGATGATTTAATTAATTCAAGATACAATGCTAGAAAAGTAACAATTCTAACAACAAATTATCTACCGCCAATGTACAAATATGAAGAAAAGGAAATTCCAAGAAACCCAAATCGTGAAACTTCCAATTACTGGGGGCAAGAAATCAATAATGGAAAAAACCAAAACATACCCATACATGAAAGCTTTTGGAACCAAACATTATTAGAACGTCTTGGTGCAAGAATGTATGAAAGAATTTATGAAGTTTCTGAATTTATAGATTTTACTGGCTTACCAAGTTTTAGAAAACATATTGGAAAGAGCTTTTTAAATATTTATTCTTCTAACCAAACATAA
- a CDS encoding AzlC family ABC transporter permease, protein MFFEALKDSKPTAFGYLLLGAAFGVLFQSLNVHWIYGVLMSATVYAGFSQFIAIPILASHGSLFSIAIATFIVNLRHIFYGIAFLDKFKVNKFLKGYLIFGLTDECFSIISAKNMKYNRKYEATIVILCHIYWIIGTIIGIFLHKEISEFDINFLFFSLVALFAILTVDAYKINKDFYSISIGILTYIFFKFIGVQEVLFFSMLSSFFIIYFWTFFTENSEEKNVS, encoded by the coding sequence ATGTTTTTTGAAGCTTTGAAAGATAGTAAACCTACAGCTTTTGGTTATCTTTTACTGGGTGCTGCATTTGGTGTTTTATTTCAGAGCTTAAATGTCCATTGGATATATGGTGTTTTGATGAGCGCTACGGTTTATGCTGGCTTTTCACAATTTATAGCAATTCCAATTCTAGCATCCCATGGTTCTTTATTTAGTATCGCAATTGCAACATTTATTGTTAATTTAAGACATATTTTTTACGGGATAGCATTCCTAGATAAGTTTAAGGTAAATAAATTTTTAAAAGGCTATTTAATATTTGGATTGACAGATGAATGTTTTTCTATAATTAGTGCCAAAAATATGAAATATAATAGAAAATATGAAGCTACAATAGTTATACTTTGTCATATTTATTGGATTATTGGCACCATAATAGGAATATTTTTGCATAAAGAAATTTCTGAATTTGATATTAATTTTTTATTTTTTTCTCTCGTAGCACTTTTTGCTATCTTAACAGTTGATGCATATAAAATAAATAAAGATTTTTACTCAATTTCAATTGGAATTTTAACTTACATCTTTTTTAAATTTATAGGAGTTCAAGAGGTTTTATTTTTTAGTATGCTTAGCAGTTTTTTTATAATTTATTTTTGGACATTTTTTACAGAAAATAGCGAGGAAAAAAATGTCTCTTGA
- a CDS encoding M13 family metallopeptidase, with translation MQLKKNNLSKKICIISFFLPFNIWAQDYPTIPDSQFFVPEKREFKLNELVMPCNNFYKFVCSNEISQFKIPQSKSRYVFSFNDSAEKITKKRLSYINSILASNTLPKKIEMLKNFYTSCTNIEARKIEENNLITSAVDQILKMNRQMILNEFTEKTLKGDSSLVNIEEMDNITNPKIKDLIFSYDLPLKVKEYYNNLDMINDYKSIITFLLDELNIENSERKADFIIHFEKSIASHYPTKAEMRELETKDNTIQRKYLLFRYPALNFDKILQKIPADVNLNLILTAVYSQMNSMLQKASLEELQALLLWNTLSNNITVKYSHPNYYAKYREFKLKYNGISKIDESIEKQCVQETVSALERNLDYEVVKQYYSDFPSDRIKSIVEKVQHTTLNNIKNNNWLSPAAKEKAILKIEKIRFQLVKPENLKDWDLKPVSFLYPDKFQTNKQIIRENDFNKLLKNILLPVNEMRWDMSPLTVNAYYNPTSNQFVMPMGILQPPFFDPTKSDKINMGSVGMVVAHEIGHSIDDQGSNYDETGRLSPWMSSIDLSNFKIKTQKIITLFDHEGIDGKLTLGENIADFVGLQNSFQSAFFDGTSSSNQEQKEFFVQYAKTWCGVIQPKYREFMIKTDPHSPIDLRVNGQMKLSKQFEETFMCKKGDDMTLPDSERVTLW, from the coding sequence ATGCAGCTAAAAAAAAATAATTTATCAAAAAAAATCTGTATCATTTCTTTTTTTCTACCATTTAATATTTGGGCGCAGGATTATCCAACTATACCTGATTCACAGTTTTTTGTGCCTGAGAAAAGAGAGTTTAAATTAAATGAATTAGTAATGCCATGTAATAATTTTTATAAATTTGTATGTTCGAATGAAATTTCTCAATTTAAAATTCCACAAAGCAAAAGCAGATATGTTTTTAGTTTTAATGATTCTGCTGAGAAAATTACTAAAAAAAGATTGAGTTATATTAACTCTATTTTGGCGAGTAATACACTACCAAAAAAAATAGAAATGCTTAAAAATTTCTATACTTCATGTACAAACATTGAAGCAAGAAAAATAGAGGAAAATAATTTAATAACTTCAGCAGTTGATCAAATATTGAAAATGAATAGACAAATGATTTTGAATGAATTTACTGAAAAAACTTTGAAAGGAGATTCTTCATTAGTCAATATAGAAGAAATGGATAATATAACTAATCCAAAGATCAAGGATCTAATTTTTAGTTATGACTTACCTTTAAAAGTAAAAGAATATTATAATAACTTAGATATGATAAATGATTACAAATCAATTATTACATTCCTTTTAGATGAACTAAATATTGAAAATTCTGAAAGAAAAGCTGATTTTATAATACATTTTGAAAAATCAATAGCTAGTCATTATCCAACAAAAGCAGAAATGCGTGAGCTGGAAACAAAGGATAATACTATTCAACGTAAATATCTTTTATTTAGATATCCTGCTTTAAATTTTGATAAAATTCTTCAAAAAATACCTGCAGATGTGAACTTAAATCTAATCTTGACTGCTGTATATTCTCAAATGAATTCAATGCTACAAAAAGCTAGTTTGGAAGAATTACAAGCATTACTTTTATGGAATACCCTTTCAAATAATATTACAGTAAAATACTCTCACCCGAATTATTATGCAAAATATAGAGAATTTAAACTTAAATATAATGGGATATCAAAAATTGATGAATCAATTGAAAAACAATGTGTGCAAGAAACTGTTTCTGCTTTAGAAAGAAATTTAGATTATGAAGTAGTTAAACAATATTATAGTGATTTTCCATCTGATAGAATAAAAAGTATTGTTGAAAAGGTTCAACATACAACTTTAAATAATATAAAAAATAATAATTGGCTTTCACCAGCGGCTAAAGAAAAAGCAATCTTAAAAATTGAAAAAATAAGATTTCAATTAGTTAAACCAGAGAATTTAAAAGATTGGGATCTTAAACCAGTTTCGTTTTTATATCCCGACAAATTTCAAACAAATAAGCAAATTATTAGAGAAAATGATTTCAATAAATTGCTAAAAAATATTTTGTTACCAGTTAACGAGATGCGTTGGGATATGTCTCCTTTGACTGTAAATGCCTATTACAATCCAACTTCTAATCAATTTGTAATGCCTATGGGCATACTGCAACCACCATTCTTTGATCCAACCAAATCTGATAAAATTAATATGGGATCTGTGGGTATGGTAGTTGCACATGAAATTGGGCATTCTATAGACGATCAAGGTTCCAATTATGATGAAACTGGCCGTTTGAGCCCTTGGATGTCCAGTATAGATTTAAGCAATTTCAAAATAAAAACGCAAAAAATAATTACTTTGTTTGATCATGAAGGAATTGATGGAAAATTAACATTGGGTGAAAATATTGCTGATTTTGTCGGGTTACAAAATTCATTTCAATCAGCATTTTTTGATGGAACATCGTCTTCAAACCAAGAGCAAAAAGAATTTTTTGTTCAATATGCTAAAACTTGGTGTGGTGTCATTCAGCCAAAATATAGAGAATTTATGATAAAAACCGATCCTCACTCACCTATTGATCTACGTGTGAATGGACAAATGAAACTATCTAAACAATTTGAAGAGACATTTATGTGTAAAAAAGGTGATGATATGACTCTTCCTGATTCTGAAAGAGTAACGCTTTGGTAA
- a CDS encoding HU family DNA-binding protein has translation MAKPETVSTSQMIANVAAKFDQLPKKITKEVIADFLNTVESEVASGKKLRIDKIGILQVKERAPRMGRNPQTGEEIKIPASKKIAFRAAKSLKEQVTGSRSPAKAKKAAAVAKKKK, from the coding sequence ATGGCTAAGCCAGAGACTGTTTCTACTAGTCAAATGATTGCAAATGTTGCTGCTAAATTTGACCAACTTCCAAAAAAAATCACTAAGGAAGTTATTGCTGACTTTTTAAATACTGTCGAAAGTGAGGTTGCTTCTGGCAAAAAACTTCGCATAGATAAAATTGGTATTTTGCAAGTTAAAGAGCGTGCTCCACGTATGGGTCGCAATCCTCAAACAGGAGAAGAAATTAAAATTCCTGCTTCAAAGAAAATTGCTTTCCGTGCAGCTAAATCTTTAAAAGAACAAGTTACTGGTTCCCGCTCACCAGCAAAAGCTAAAAAAGCAGCTGCTGTTGCAAAGAAGAAAAAGTAA
- a CDS encoding LOG family protein, with protein MKSICVFCGSNDGAKGIYIETAKALGKYLANKNITLIYGGGNVGLMGSIANSVLQNGGKVIGVMPEYLVKKEIAHKNLTELHIVESMHERKALMAKLADGFIALPGGFGTFEELLEIVTWAQLLYHKKPCAILNVEGFFDYLIKFIEHAVNEEFIKKENGKLLICENNIENLFSVMLNWNPVIVEKWIK; from the coding sequence ATGAAAAGTATTTGTGTATTTTGTGGCTCAAATGATGGAGCCAAAGGCATATATATTGAGACGGCTAAAGCTTTAGGAAAATATTTAGCTAATAAAAACATTACCTTAATTTATGGGGGAGGGAATGTTGGTTTAATGGGTTCTATTGCTAATTCTGTTTTGCAAAATGGTGGTAAAGTTATTGGAGTCATGCCAGAATATTTAGTAAAAAAAGAAATTGCACATAAAAATTTAACTGAACTTCATATAGTGGAATCAATGCATGAACGTAAAGCATTAATGGCAAAATTAGCTGATGGTTTTATAGCTTTGCCTGGAGGATTTGGAACATTTGAAGAATTACTAGAAATTGTTACTTGGGCACAATTACTTTACCATAAAAAACCATGTGCTATATTAAACGTTGAGGGATTTTTTGATTATTTAATTAAATTTATAGAGCATGCTGTCAATGAAGAATTTATAAAAAAAGAAAATGGAAAACTTTTAATTTGTGAAAACAATATCGAAAATTTATTTTCAGTAATGTTAAACTGGAATCCTGTCATTGTTGAAAAGTGGATTAAATAA
- the proB gene encoding glutamate 5-kinase, with protein MKIVIKVGTQAILDKDGTVLEETMQDLVKQIAKLQRDGIQVILVSSGAVGSGRKVAKDILDKEYGSTTAEKQLLASIGQHELLHTYSIMFKKYGILAAQILLTKQEFNTRQHYLNISRLLKEVTQQNNIVPIINENDSVAIEELMFTDNDELSGLIASQFNADKLIILTSVKGVYNGNPEDPNSKLISIIDPAQNGWPEVSTTKSKHGRGGMITKLGIAKRMSDLGITTHICSIQEEQAILAVLSNKQIGTTILPTKKKSNIKRWIAFNTPVSSGIIYINDCLFKIIQDNQRILSILPVGIEKVSGEFKKGDLIEICNSKGKKIGVGIARYHSEKLKEFIGQKGKPEIVHYDQLHFNVSQFYE; from the coding sequence ATGAAAATTGTTATAAAAGTAGGTACTCAAGCTATTTTAGACAAAGACGGAACGGTCTTAGAAGAGACTATGCAAGACCTTGTAAAACAAATAGCAAAGTTACAAAGAGATGGAATACAGGTCATTTTGGTAAGTTCTGGTGCAGTTGGATCGGGTAGAAAAGTTGCAAAAGATATTCTTGATAAAGAATATGGTTCAACTACAGCAGAAAAACAATTGTTAGCAAGTATTGGTCAGCATGAATTACTCCACACATATTCAATTATGTTTAAAAAATATGGTATTTTAGCCGCTCAAATACTACTTACTAAACAAGAATTTAATACTCGTCAACACTATTTAAATATCTCTAGATTATTAAAAGAAGTCACTCAACAAAATAATATAGTTCCAATAATTAATGAAAACGATAGTGTAGCTATTGAAGAACTTATGTTTACTGACAATGATGAGTTATCAGGACTCATTGCCTCCCAATTTAATGCAGATAAACTTATAATTTTAACGAGTGTAAAAGGGGTATATAATGGAAATCCAGAGGATCCTAACTCCAAATTAATATCAATTATAGATCCTGCTCAAAATGGCTGGCCCGAAGTTTCTACTACCAAATCAAAGCATGGAAGAGGTGGAATGATTACTAAATTAGGAATAGCAAAACGAATGTCAGACTTAGGAATAACTACTCATATTTGTAGTATTCAAGAAGAACAAGCCATTTTAGCGGTATTAAGTAACAAACAAATAGGAACAACAATACTACCTACAAAAAAGAAATCTAATATAAAAAGATGGATTGCTTTCAATACACCTGTTTCATCTGGAATAATTTATATTAATGATTGTTTATTTAAAATAATTCAAGACAACCAAAGAATTTTAAGCATTTTACCTGTAGGAATTGAAAAAGTTTCTGGTGAGTTTAAAAAAGGCGATTTAATTGAAATTTGTAACTCTAAAGGAAAAAAAATAGGCGTAGGCATTGCACGATACCACTCTGAAAAGTTAAAAGAGTTTATTGGACAAAAAGGTAAACCTGAAATAGTTCATTACGACCAACTTCATTTTAATGTGAGTCAATTTTATGAGTAA
- a CDS encoding M13 family metallopeptidase — MQLSKRMTISLIFSIFSSSSLLANEVKIKTIPDEKFQVPSSREFQLNSNINPCNNFYSYVCSIENNNFKLPESKSRYIYSFNDSAERIKNQRLQYIKGLESVSNLTKQQKMIQNFYSSCMNTKERLNEEKEYLTEVKKISAIKDKKQLLKKFAENSITGDFNFMHIFEFVNRSNSKQKDIMFYYALPFGAKDYYSDSKLMQEYEKIIENFAKTINLSQKESKAKFIVKFEKSMAKIYPTRAEIREFFSKDNSVSREKLIKEYPELHFDIMLNKIPNSVKINAIYGNILTELNNQLKTASLEELKFLYLWNYLSYKDFRYSNPGYYKMVKKFNNQFFGSSEIDEPLEKECVKETVDAMDRILDFNVIQAFYKDFPEDRVERLVKKIQATTLKNIQKNNWLSKSAKEKAEEKISTIRFQLVKPKNLKDWDFEREIELSATKFLNNQKIITQSEFQKTLDDITLPVNPNEWKMSPLTVNAYYMPTANQFVMPMGILQPPFFDSSKSDFVNLGAMGMVVAHEIGHSIDDQGSKYDETGKVNPWMDKKDLEIFHQKTERLVKLFAKDGVDGKLTLGENIADFVGLKNAFETAFPENNNSDKEQKKEFFIQFSRAWCGVMQPKEKEYLLKIDPHSPIELRVNNQVKLSKDFEQTFSCKKTDPMVLPDDQRITLW; from the coding sequence ATGCAGTTATCAAAAAGAATGACTATATCTCTTATCTTTTCAATATTTTCTAGTTCATCATTGTTAGCAAATGAAGTTAAAATTAAAACGATACCAGATGAAAAATTTCAAGTACCTTCTAGTCGTGAATTTCAATTGAATTCTAATATAAATCCTTGTAATAATTTTTATTCTTATGTTTGCTCAATTGAAAATAATAACTTTAAACTTCCTGAAAGCAAAAGTAGATATATTTATAGTTTTAATGACTCAGCTGAAAGAATTAAAAATCAAAGATTACAATATATAAAAGGTTTGGAATCAGTCAGCAATTTAACAAAACAGCAAAAAATGATTCAAAATTTCTATAGTTCTTGTATGAATACTAAAGAAAGATTAAATGAAGAAAAAGAATATTTGACTGAGGTTAAAAAAATATCAGCAATAAAAGATAAAAAACAATTATTGAAAAAATTTGCTGAGAATTCAATAACCGGCGATTTTAATTTTATGCATATTTTTGAGTTTGTAAATCGTTCTAATTCTAAACAAAAGGATATAATGTTTTACTATGCGTTGCCATTTGGTGCTAAGGATTATTATTCGGATAGTAAATTAATGCAAGAATATGAAAAAATTATCGAAAACTTTGCAAAAACAATTAATTTAAGTCAAAAAGAAAGTAAAGCTAAATTTATAGTTAAATTTGAAAAATCGATGGCTAAAATTTATCCCACTAGAGCAGAAATTCGTGAATTTTTTTCAAAAGATAATTCAGTATCTAGAGAAAAATTAATTAAAGAATATCCAGAATTACACTTTGATATTATGCTAAATAAAATACCAAATTCAGTTAAAATAAATGCTATTTATGGAAATATTCTCACTGAACTTAATAACCAACTAAAAACAGCGTCTTTAGAAGAATTAAAATTTCTCTATTTATGGAATTATTTAAGCTATAAAGATTTCAGATATTCAAATCCCGGATATTATAAAATGGTAAAAAAATTTAATAATCAATTTTTTGGTTCATCCGAAATTGATGAACCTCTGGAAAAAGAGTGTGTAAAAGAAACAGTAGATGCTATGGATAGAATATTAGATTTTAATGTAATTCAAGCATTTTATAAAGATTTTCCAGAAGATCGTGTAGAAAGACTTGTTAAAAAAATTCAAGCGACTACTTTAAAAAATATCCAAAAAAATAATTGGCTTTCAAAAAGTGCAAAAGAAAAAGCAGAAGAAAAAATTAGTACAATTCGTTTTCAACTTGTAAAGCCTAAAAATTTAAAAGATTGGGATTTTGAAAGAGAAATTGAATTATCGGCGACAAAATTTTTAAATAATCAAAAAATAATAACTCAAAGCGAATTTCAAAAAACTTTGGATGATATTACCTTGCCAGTAAATCCAAATGAGTGGAAAATGTCACCTTTAACAGTGAATGCTTATTATATGCCGACTGCAAATCAATTTGTTATGCCAATGGGTATATTACAACCGCCATTTTTTGATTCATCTAAATCGGATTTTGTTAATTTAGGAGCAATGGGAATGGTTGTTGCGCATGAAATTGGTCATTCTATTGATGATCAGGGTTCTAAATATGATGAAACTGGAAAAGTGAATCCTTGGATGGATAAAAAAGATTTAGAAATATTTCATCAAAAAACTGAAAGGCTAGTTAAGTTATTTGCAAAAGATGGTGTTGATGGAAAACTTACTTTAGGGGAAAATATAGCGGATTTTGTTGGGTTAAAAAATGCTTTTGAAACTGCATTTCCTGAAAATAATAATTCAGATAAAGAGCAAAAGAAAGAATTTTTCATTCAATTTTCACGTGCATGGTGTGGAGTTATGCAACCTAAAGAAAAAGAGTATTTATTAAAAATTGACCCTCACTCTCCTATTGAATTAAGAGTAAATAATCAAGTTAAACTCTCTAAAGATTTTGAACAGACTTTTTCTTGTAAAAAAACAGACCCTATGGTCTTACCTGATGATCAAAGAATAACTTTGTGGTAA
- the eno gene encoding phosphopyruvate hydratase: MSLIDAIRARQILDSRGNPTVEVEVLTSEGYIGRASVPSGASTGEYEACELRDGDKSIYLGKSVLKAVENIEQHIAPLLEGIMEVSEQAAIDDLLIEADGTENKSKFGANAILAVSMACAKAAAEEAGLQLYRYLGGTFAKTLPVPLMNVINGGAHADNNIDFQEFMIVPHGFNNFSDSLRAGVEIFHHLKKVLNEKNLATTVGDEGGFAPNLKSNEEALQLLTSAIEKAGYKIGTQVSFALDVAASSFFKDGKYNLDGEGVKKTSSEMVDFYEKLCNKYPIVSIEDGLDENDWEGWKLLTDRLGSKVQLVGDDLFVTNPKLLAKGIERKVGNSILIKLNQIGTVTETLKAIELAKVNGYTTIISHRSGETEDAFIADLAVATNSGQIKTGSASRTDRIAKYNQLIRIEEELGTTAQFAWRMGRRSS; the protein is encoded by the coding sequence ATGTCACTAATCGACGCTATTCGTGCAAGACAAATTCTTGATTCTCGTGGTAATCCTACTGTTGAAGTTGAAGTTTTAACCTCTGAAGGTTATATAGGACGCGCTTCTGTTCCTTCTGGTGCAAGTACTGGTGAGTATGAAGCATGTGAACTTCGTGATGGTGATAAATCAATTTATCTTGGAAAAAGTGTACTAAAAGCAGTAGAAAATATTGAACAACATATTGCACCTCTTCTTGAAGGTATAATGGAAGTATCTGAACAAGCAGCTATTGATGATTTACTTATTGAAGCTGATGGCACAGAAAATAAATCAAAATTTGGAGCAAACGCAATTTTAGCTGTATCTATGGCATGTGCTAAGGCTGCTGCAGAAGAAGCTGGATTACAATTATATCGTTATTTAGGCGGAACATTTGCGAAAACATTGCCAGTTCCTTTAATGAATGTGATCAATGGTGGTGCACATGCAGATAACAATATAGATTTTCAAGAATTTATGATTGTCCCACATGGTTTTAATAACTTTTCCGATTCTTTAAGAGCAGGCGTAGAAATATTTCATCACTTGAAAAAAGTTTTAAATGAAAAAAACTTAGCAACTACTGTTGGTGATGAAGGAGGATTTGCTCCAAACTTAAAAAGTAATGAAGAAGCTCTTCAATTATTAACATCTGCAATAGAAAAAGCTGGATATAAAATTGGTACGCAAGTGAGTTTTGCTTTAGATGTAGCCGCAAGCTCTTTTTTCAAAGATGGTAAATATAACCTTGATGGGGAAGGTGTTAAGAAAACATCATCTGAAATGGTCGATTTTTATGAAAAGCTTTGCAATAAATACCCTATAGTAAGTATTGAAGATGGCTTAGATGAAAATGATTGGGAAGGCTGGAAATTATTAACAGATCGCCTTGGCAGTAAAGTTCAATTAGTAGGTGATGATTTATTTGTTACAAATCCTAAATTACTTGCAAAAGGAATTGAAAGAAAAGTTGGGAATTCTATTTTGATTAAGCTAAATCAAATTGGAACAGTAACTGAAACATTAAAAGCGATTGAACTTGCAAAAGTAAATGGTTATACAACAATTATTTCACATCGTAGTGGTGAAACTGAAGATGCATTTATAGCTGATTTAGCAGTTGCAACAAATTCAGGACAAATTAAAACTGGTAGTGCTTCACGCACCGACAGAATTGCGAAGTACAACCAACTTATTCGAATTGAAGAAGAATTAGGGACTACTGCTCAATTTGCGTGGCGAATGGGTCGTCGCTCAAGCTAA